In a single window of the Bactrocera dorsalis isolate Fly_Bdor chromosome 2, ASM2337382v1, whole genome shotgun sequence genome:
- the LOC105225538 gene encoding tubulin polyglutamylase TTLL5 isoform X4 codes for MPTKDECDFSTYKTNNFGDKFLEEKWITSGSLGSRDTVLVFRHKNLEQKSKDIILSPKNEISDTNTKNVVFNDFVAKDVSGLKLYNKGLPSIDVIRKDNVALPNHFTNLLNTDISKFHSEACEKDPDEKVVLARKEFFQSNMERSNSYETCQDTNKVYEENDDENIMQFSNMPAYKLKIKYKFMQTETKLLRKIFACHGLSEVEENESFSILWTGVHIKPDILRNLAPYQRVNHFPRSYELTRKDRLYKNIEKMQHLRGIKNFDIVPQSFVLPIEYKELVSAHNKNRGPWIVKPAASSRGRGIFVVNTPDQIPQDEQVLVCKYITDPLCIDGHKCDLRVYVLVTSFDPLIIYIYEEGLVRLATVKYDRAAENLWNPCMHLCNYSINKYHSDYIKSSDAEIEDVGHKWTLSALLRHLKSQGCNTYELMGNIEDLIIKSIFACAQTIISACRMFVPSGSNCFELYGFDILIDSSLKPWLLEVNLSPSMGVDSPLDSKVKACLITDLLTCVGIPAYSTEMRAQYDNKWTRFRNINSTRRITLADQYMSGNCNGTRRLTASSIPIQQTLTLEEQRIIKNARLQYDRRGGFVRIFPTDDSMQRYGSFLDNSTGVPISTPMAHGQMPYSMILPHNYNQVLFNCLYANANDNKKESNELLQRMCQYERTLAVGSLVSFSSKNLKLKSVEEGKRLRNEIIKLIDNGSELTQLQARQAFALYLEAILHRITHEPRDFHEKIILKFLNRLGGNIKTPTVLFHNPQNSRGNSKARTAMVAKQLGDFLEQYNRDTEAYVDSFDHFGMIPSGLFGDFLAQSQEADLEAVLALHTNITGNMPYLYNRFGLSVPQTPPIPSGLHGFLRALPAMVLTGSVARDFNKFDGYYKNNEKNFNILRN; via the exons AAATAACTTTGGTGataaatttttggaagaaaaatgGATTACTAGTGGAAGCTTAGGATCACGGGATACTGTGCTTGTTTTTCGCCATAAGAATTTGGAACAGAAATCGAAGGACATTATATTGTCTCCGAAAAATGAAATTTCAGATACCAATACGAAGAACGTTGTTTTTAACGATTTCGTTGCAAAGGACGTTTCTGGGCTTAAACTTTATAACAAGGGTTTACCTTCTATAGATGTTATTCGAAAAGACAACGTAGCGCTGCCGAACCATTTTACTAACCTTTTGAATAcggatatttcaaaatttcacagcGAAGCTTGTGAAAAAGATCCGGACGAAAAAGTTGTATTAGCTAGAAAAGAGTTTTTTCAATCTAATATGGAGCGAAGTAATTCCTACGAAACTTGTCAAGACACAAATAAAGTTTATGAGGAGAATGACGACGAAAATATTATGCAATTCTCGAATATGCCAgcttataaattgaaaattaagtatAAGTTTATGCAAACTGAAACCAagcttttaagaaaaatttttgcttGTCATGGTTTGTCGGAAGTCGAGGAAAATGAGAGTTTCAGCATTCTTTGGACAGGAGTACATATCAAACCTGATATTCTAAGAAATCTTGCGCCTTATCAACGTGTTAATCACTTTCCAAG ATCTTATGAATTAACGCGTAAAGATcgtttatacaaaaatattgagaaaatgCAACATTTGCGTgggataaaaaattttgatatcgtACCACAGTCTTTCGTTTTGCCAATTGAATATAAGGAACTTGTCTCAGCGCATAATAAAAACCGCGGTCCGTGGATTGTAAAACCAGCTGCTTCTAGTCGTGGACgtggtatttttgttgttaataca CCAGATCAAATACCGCAAGATGAGCAAGTTCTAGTTTGCAAATACATTACCGATCCCTTATGCATCGATGGTCATAAATGCGATTTACGTGTTTACGTACTTGTTACGTCATTTGATCcactaattatttatatttatgaagaAGGTCTTGTTAGACTAGCTACAGTAAAATATGACCGTGCTGCTGAAAACCTCTGGAATCCTTGTATGCACCTTTGTAACTACAGCATTAATAAATATCACTCAGATTATATTAAATCTAGTGACGCCGAAATTGAAGATGTTGGTCATAAGTGGACTCTCTCCGCTTTATTACGACATTTAAAATCACAAGGTTGTAATACTTATGAATTAATGGGGAACATTGAAGATTTGATAATTAAATCTATATTTGCTTGTGCTCAAACTATTATATCAGCTTGTCGCATGTTTGTTCCAAGTGGTAGCAATTGTTTTGAATTGTACGGATTTGATATCTTAATTGATAGTAGTCTTAAACCTTGGCTTTTGGAAGTTAATTTATCTCCATCAATGGGCGTTGATAGTCCGTTAGACTCTAAAGTAAAAGCATGTCTTATCACGGATCTCTTAACATGTGTTGGTATTCCAGCATATTCTACTGAGATGCGAGCCCAATACGACAACAAATGGACGCGTTTTCGTAATATAAACTCTACTCGACGAATTACATTAGCGGATCAATACATGAGCGGCAATTGTAACGGCACACGTCGTTTAACAGCGAGCTCCATCCCTATACAACAAACGCTTACACTAGAAGAacaaagaattattaaaaatgcgaGATTACAATACGATAGACGAGGTGGATTCGTTCGTATTTTCCCGACAGATGATAGCATGCAACGCTACGGTAGCTTTCTTGACAATTCTACAGGAGTACCAATATCAACTCCAATGGCACATGGGCAAATGCCATACTCTATGATCCTACCCCATAATTATAACCAAGTTttatttaactgcttatatgcgaatgcaaatgataataaaaaagaaagtaatGAACTTTTACAAAGAATGTGTCAATATGAACGTACACTAGCAGTTGGATCATTAGTGTCATTTAGtagtaaaaatcttaaattgaaatctGTGGAAGAAGGAAAACGTTTACgcaatgaaattataaaattgattgATAATGGCTCTGAACTAACTCAATTGCAAGCTAGGCAGGCATTCGCATTATACTTAGAAGCAATTTTACATCGAATCACTCATGAACCGAGAGATTTTCATgaaaagataattttaaaattcttgaatAGGTTAGGGGGCAATATTAAAACACCGACAGTACTTTTTCATAACCCACAGAACTCTCGTGGTAATAGCAAAGCCAGAACAGCTATGGTCGCAAAACAGTTGGGCGATTTTCTTGAGCAATACAATCGAGATACGGAAGCTTACGTGGATTCGTTTGATCATTTCGGTATGATACCTAGTGGATTATTCGGAGACTTTTTGGCTCAATCTCAAGAGGCAGATTTGGAGGCTGTCCTAGCACTTCATACGAATATTACTGGTAACATGCCGTACCTTTATAACAGATTTGGATTATCAGTGCCTCAAACCCCTCCTATACCATCTGGATTACATGGGTTTCTAAGAGCTCTGCCAGCTATGGTGTTAACTGGTTCTGTCGCCAGAGACTTTAATAAATTTGACGGATATTATAAAAACAACGAAAAGAATTTTAATATcttaagaaattga
- the LOC105225538 gene encoding tubulin polyglutamylase TTLL5 isoform X2 translates to MYVKLSANVFCKLLIYHNRIVELCIYKRNNFGDKFLEEKWITSGSLGSRDTVLVFRHKNLEQKSKDIILSPKNEISDTNTKNVVFNDFVAKDVSGLKLYNKGLPSIDVIRKDNVALPNHFTNLLNTDISKFHSEACEKDPDEKVVLARKEFFQSNMERSNSYETCQDTNKVYEENDDENIMQFSNMPAYKLKIKYKFMQTETKLLRKIFACHGLSEVEENESFSILWTGVHIKPDILRNLAPYQRVNHFPRSYELTRKDRLYKNIEKMQHLRGIKNFDIVPQSFVLPIEYKELVSAHNKNRGPWIVKPAASSRGRGIFVVNTPDQIPQDEQVLVCKYITDPLCIDGHKCDLRVYVLVTSFDPLIIYIYEEGLVRLATVKYDRAAENLWNPCMHLCNYSINKYHSDYIKSSDAEIEDVGHKWTLSALLRHLKSQGCNTYELMGNIEDLIIKSIFACAQTIISACRMFVPSGSNCFELYGFDILIDSSLKPWLLEVNLSPSMGVDSPLDSKVKACLITDLLTCVGIPAYSTEMRAQYDNKWTRFRNINSTRRITLADQYMSGNCNGTRRLTASSIPIQQTLTLEEQRIIKNARLQYDRRGGFVRIFPTDDSMQRYGSFLDNSTGVPISTPMAHGQMPYSMILPHNYNQVLFNCLYANANDNKKESNELLQRMCQYERTLAVGSLVSFSSKNLKLKSVEEGKRLRNEIIKLIDNGSELTQLQARQAFALYLEAILHRITHEPRDFHEKIILKFLNRLGGNIKTPTVLFHNPQNSRGNSKARTAMVAKQLGDFLEQYNRDTEAYVDSFDHFGMIPSGLFGDFLAQSQEADLEAVLALHTNITGNMPYLYNRFGLSVPQTPPIPSGLHGFLRALPAMVLTGSVARDFNKFDGYYKNNEKNFNILRN, encoded by the exons AAATAACTTTGGTGataaatttttggaagaaaaatgGATTACTAGTGGAAGCTTAGGATCACGGGATACTGTGCTTGTTTTTCGCCATAAGAATTTGGAACAGAAATCGAAGGACATTATATTGTCTCCGAAAAATGAAATTTCAGATACCAATACGAAGAACGTTGTTTTTAACGATTTCGTTGCAAAGGACGTTTCTGGGCTTAAACTTTATAACAAGGGTTTACCTTCTATAGATGTTATTCGAAAAGACAACGTAGCGCTGCCGAACCATTTTACTAACCTTTTGAATAcggatatttcaaaatttcacagcGAAGCTTGTGAAAAAGATCCGGACGAAAAAGTTGTATTAGCTAGAAAAGAGTTTTTTCAATCTAATATGGAGCGAAGTAATTCCTACGAAACTTGTCAAGACACAAATAAAGTTTATGAGGAGAATGACGACGAAAATATTATGCAATTCTCGAATATGCCAgcttataaattgaaaattaagtatAAGTTTATGCAAACTGAAACCAagcttttaagaaaaatttttgcttGTCATGGTTTGTCGGAAGTCGAGGAAAATGAGAGTTTCAGCATTCTTTGGACAGGAGTACATATCAAACCTGATATTCTAAGAAATCTTGCGCCTTATCAACGTGTTAATCACTTTCCAAG ATCTTATGAATTAACGCGTAAAGATcgtttatacaaaaatattgagaaaatgCAACATTTGCGTgggataaaaaattttgatatcgtACCACAGTCTTTCGTTTTGCCAATTGAATATAAGGAACTTGTCTCAGCGCATAATAAAAACCGCGGTCCGTGGATTGTAAAACCAGCTGCTTCTAGTCGTGGACgtggtatttttgttgttaataca CCAGATCAAATACCGCAAGATGAGCAAGTTCTAGTTTGCAAATACATTACCGATCCCTTATGCATCGATGGTCATAAATGCGATTTACGTGTTTACGTACTTGTTACGTCATTTGATCcactaattatttatatttatgaagaAGGTCTTGTTAGACTAGCTACAGTAAAATATGACCGTGCTGCTGAAAACCTCTGGAATCCTTGTATGCACCTTTGTAACTACAGCATTAATAAATATCACTCAGATTATATTAAATCTAGTGACGCCGAAATTGAAGATGTTGGTCATAAGTGGACTCTCTCCGCTTTATTACGACATTTAAAATCACAAGGTTGTAATACTTATGAATTAATGGGGAACATTGAAGATTTGATAATTAAATCTATATTTGCTTGTGCTCAAACTATTATATCAGCTTGTCGCATGTTTGTTCCAAGTGGTAGCAATTGTTTTGAATTGTACGGATTTGATATCTTAATTGATAGTAGTCTTAAACCTTGGCTTTTGGAAGTTAATTTATCTCCATCAATGGGCGTTGATAGTCCGTTAGACTCTAAAGTAAAAGCATGTCTTATCACGGATCTCTTAACATGTGTTGGTATTCCAGCATATTCTACTGAGATGCGAGCCCAATACGACAACAAATGGACGCGTTTTCGTAATATAAACTCTACTCGACGAATTACATTAGCGGATCAATACATGAGCGGCAATTGTAACGGCACACGTCGTTTAACAGCGAGCTCCATCCCTATACAACAAACGCTTACACTAGAAGAacaaagaattattaaaaatgcgaGATTACAATACGATAGACGAGGTGGATTCGTTCGTATTTTCCCGACAGATGATAGCATGCAACGCTACGGTAGCTTTCTTGACAATTCTACAGGAGTACCAATATCAACTCCAATGGCACATGGGCAAATGCCATACTCTATGATCCTACCCCATAATTATAACCAAGTTttatttaactgcttatatgcgaatgcaaatgataataaaaaagaaagtaatGAACTTTTACAAAGAATGTGTCAATATGAACGTACACTAGCAGTTGGATCATTAGTGTCATTTAGtagtaaaaatcttaaattgaaatctGTGGAAGAAGGAAAACGTTTACgcaatgaaattataaaattgattgATAATGGCTCTGAACTAACTCAATTGCAAGCTAGGCAGGCATTCGCATTATACTTAGAAGCAATTTTACATCGAATCACTCATGAACCGAGAGATTTTCATgaaaagataattttaaaattcttgaatAGGTTAGGGGGCAATATTAAAACACCGACAGTACTTTTTCATAACCCACAGAACTCTCGTGGTAATAGCAAAGCCAGAACAGCTATGGTCGCAAAACAGTTGGGCGATTTTCTTGAGCAATACAATCGAGATACGGAAGCTTACGTGGATTCGTTTGATCATTTCGGTATGATACCTAGTGGATTATTCGGAGACTTTTTGGCTCAATCTCAAGAGGCAGATTTGGAGGCTGTCCTAGCACTTCATACGAATATTACTGGTAACATGCCGTACCTTTATAACAGATTTGGATTATCAGTGCCTCAAACCCCTCCTATACCATCTGGATTACATGGGTTTCTAAGAGCTCTGCCAGCTATGGTGTTAACTGGTTCTGTCGCCAGAGACTTTAATAAATTTGACGGATATTATAAAAACAACGAAAAGAATTTTAATATcttaagaaattga
- the LOC105225538 gene encoding tubulin polyglutamylase TTLL5 isoform X1 has product MISQFLLKLQLARTDGQTGIRISTLLVTLITLSTMPTKDECDFSTYKTNNFGDKFLEEKWITSGSLGSRDTVLVFRHKNLEQKSKDIILSPKNEISDTNTKNVVFNDFVAKDVSGLKLYNKGLPSIDVIRKDNVALPNHFTNLLNTDISKFHSEACEKDPDEKVVLARKEFFQSNMERSNSYETCQDTNKVYEENDDENIMQFSNMPAYKLKIKYKFMQTETKLLRKIFACHGLSEVEENESFSILWTGVHIKPDILRNLAPYQRVNHFPRSYELTRKDRLYKNIEKMQHLRGIKNFDIVPQSFVLPIEYKELVSAHNKNRGPWIVKPAASSRGRGIFVVNTPDQIPQDEQVLVCKYITDPLCIDGHKCDLRVYVLVTSFDPLIIYIYEEGLVRLATVKYDRAAENLWNPCMHLCNYSINKYHSDYIKSSDAEIEDVGHKWTLSALLRHLKSQGCNTYELMGNIEDLIIKSIFACAQTIISACRMFVPSGSNCFELYGFDILIDSSLKPWLLEVNLSPSMGVDSPLDSKVKACLITDLLTCVGIPAYSTEMRAQYDNKWTRFRNINSTRRITLADQYMSGNCNGTRRLTASSIPIQQTLTLEEQRIIKNARLQYDRRGGFVRIFPTDDSMQRYGSFLDNSTGVPISTPMAHGQMPYSMILPHNYNQVLFNCLYANANDNKKESNELLQRMCQYERTLAVGSLVSFSSKNLKLKSVEEGKRLRNEIIKLIDNGSELTQLQARQAFALYLEAILHRITHEPRDFHEKIILKFLNRLGGNIKTPTVLFHNPQNSRGNSKARTAMVAKQLGDFLEQYNRDTEAYVDSFDHFGMIPSGLFGDFLAQSQEADLEAVLALHTNITGNMPYLYNRFGLSVPQTPPIPSGLHGFLRALPAMVLTGSVARDFNKFDGYYKNNEKNFNILRN; this is encoded by the exons AAATAACTTTGGTGataaatttttggaagaaaaatgGATTACTAGTGGAAGCTTAGGATCACGGGATACTGTGCTTGTTTTTCGCCATAAGAATTTGGAACAGAAATCGAAGGACATTATATTGTCTCCGAAAAATGAAATTTCAGATACCAATACGAAGAACGTTGTTTTTAACGATTTCGTTGCAAAGGACGTTTCTGGGCTTAAACTTTATAACAAGGGTTTACCTTCTATAGATGTTATTCGAAAAGACAACGTAGCGCTGCCGAACCATTTTACTAACCTTTTGAATAcggatatttcaaaatttcacagcGAAGCTTGTGAAAAAGATCCGGACGAAAAAGTTGTATTAGCTAGAAAAGAGTTTTTTCAATCTAATATGGAGCGAAGTAATTCCTACGAAACTTGTCAAGACACAAATAAAGTTTATGAGGAGAATGACGACGAAAATATTATGCAATTCTCGAATATGCCAgcttataaattgaaaattaagtatAAGTTTATGCAAACTGAAACCAagcttttaagaaaaatttttgcttGTCATGGTTTGTCGGAAGTCGAGGAAAATGAGAGTTTCAGCATTCTTTGGACAGGAGTACATATCAAACCTGATATTCTAAGAAATCTTGCGCCTTATCAACGTGTTAATCACTTTCCAAG ATCTTATGAATTAACGCGTAAAGATcgtttatacaaaaatattgagaaaatgCAACATTTGCGTgggataaaaaattttgatatcgtACCACAGTCTTTCGTTTTGCCAATTGAATATAAGGAACTTGTCTCAGCGCATAATAAAAACCGCGGTCCGTGGATTGTAAAACCAGCTGCTTCTAGTCGTGGACgtggtatttttgttgttaataca CCAGATCAAATACCGCAAGATGAGCAAGTTCTAGTTTGCAAATACATTACCGATCCCTTATGCATCGATGGTCATAAATGCGATTTACGTGTTTACGTACTTGTTACGTCATTTGATCcactaattatttatatttatgaagaAGGTCTTGTTAGACTAGCTACAGTAAAATATGACCGTGCTGCTGAAAACCTCTGGAATCCTTGTATGCACCTTTGTAACTACAGCATTAATAAATATCACTCAGATTATATTAAATCTAGTGACGCCGAAATTGAAGATGTTGGTCATAAGTGGACTCTCTCCGCTTTATTACGACATTTAAAATCACAAGGTTGTAATACTTATGAATTAATGGGGAACATTGAAGATTTGATAATTAAATCTATATTTGCTTGTGCTCAAACTATTATATCAGCTTGTCGCATGTTTGTTCCAAGTGGTAGCAATTGTTTTGAATTGTACGGATTTGATATCTTAATTGATAGTAGTCTTAAACCTTGGCTTTTGGAAGTTAATTTATCTCCATCAATGGGCGTTGATAGTCCGTTAGACTCTAAAGTAAAAGCATGTCTTATCACGGATCTCTTAACATGTGTTGGTATTCCAGCATATTCTACTGAGATGCGAGCCCAATACGACAACAAATGGACGCGTTTTCGTAATATAAACTCTACTCGACGAATTACATTAGCGGATCAATACATGAGCGGCAATTGTAACGGCACACGTCGTTTAACAGCGAGCTCCATCCCTATACAACAAACGCTTACACTAGAAGAacaaagaattattaaaaatgcgaGATTACAATACGATAGACGAGGTGGATTCGTTCGTATTTTCCCGACAGATGATAGCATGCAACGCTACGGTAGCTTTCTTGACAATTCTACAGGAGTACCAATATCAACTCCAATGGCACATGGGCAAATGCCATACTCTATGATCCTACCCCATAATTATAACCAAGTTttatttaactgcttatatgcgaatgcaaatgataataaaaaagaaagtaatGAACTTTTACAAAGAATGTGTCAATATGAACGTACACTAGCAGTTGGATCATTAGTGTCATTTAGtagtaaaaatcttaaattgaaatctGTGGAAGAAGGAAAACGTTTACgcaatgaaattataaaattgattgATAATGGCTCTGAACTAACTCAATTGCAAGCTAGGCAGGCATTCGCATTATACTTAGAAGCAATTTTACATCGAATCACTCATGAACCGAGAGATTTTCATgaaaagataattttaaaattcttgaatAGGTTAGGGGGCAATATTAAAACACCGACAGTACTTTTTCATAACCCACAGAACTCTCGTGGTAATAGCAAAGCCAGAACAGCTATGGTCGCAAAACAGTTGGGCGATTTTCTTGAGCAATACAATCGAGATACGGAAGCTTACGTGGATTCGTTTGATCATTTCGGTATGATACCTAGTGGATTATTCGGAGACTTTTTGGCTCAATCTCAAGAGGCAGATTTGGAGGCTGTCCTAGCACTTCATACGAATATTACTGGTAACATGCCGTACCTTTATAACAGATTTGGATTATCAGTGCCTCAAACCCCTCCTATACCATCTGGATTACATGGGTTTCTAAGAGCTCTGCCAGCTATGGTGTTAACTGGTTCTGTCGCCAGAGACTTTAATAAATTTGACGGATATTATAAAAACAACGAAAAGAATTTTAATATcttaagaaattga
- the LOC105225538 gene encoding tubulin polyglutamylase TTLL5 isoform X3, with the protein MFSSTMPTKDECDFSTYKTNNFGDKFLEEKWITSGSLGSRDTVLVFRHKNLEQKSKDIILSPKNEISDTNTKNVVFNDFVAKDVSGLKLYNKGLPSIDVIRKDNVALPNHFTNLLNTDISKFHSEACEKDPDEKVVLARKEFFQSNMERSNSYETCQDTNKVYEENDDENIMQFSNMPAYKLKIKYKFMQTETKLLRKIFACHGLSEVEENESFSILWTGVHIKPDILRNLAPYQRVNHFPRSYELTRKDRLYKNIEKMQHLRGIKNFDIVPQSFVLPIEYKELVSAHNKNRGPWIVKPAASSRGRGIFVVNTPDQIPQDEQVLVCKYITDPLCIDGHKCDLRVYVLVTSFDPLIIYIYEEGLVRLATVKYDRAAENLWNPCMHLCNYSINKYHSDYIKSSDAEIEDVGHKWTLSALLRHLKSQGCNTYELMGNIEDLIIKSIFACAQTIISACRMFVPSGSNCFELYGFDILIDSSLKPWLLEVNLSPSMGVDSPLDSKVKACLITDLLTCVGIPAYSTEMRAQYDNKWTRFRNINSTRRITLADQYMSGNCNGTRRLTASSIPIQQTLTLEEQRIIKNARLQYDRRGGFVRIFPTDDSMQRYGSFLDNSTGVPISTPMAHGQMPYSMILPHNYNQVLFNCLYANANDNKKESNELLQRMCQYERTLAVGSLVSFSSKNLKLKSVEEGKRLRNEIIKLIDNGSELTQLQARQAFALYLEAILHRITHEPRDFHEKIILKFLNRLGGNIKTPTVLFHNPQNSRGNSKARTAMVAKQLGDFLEQYNRDTEAYVDSFDHFGMIPSGLFGDFLAQSQEADLEAVLALHTNITGNMPYLYNRFGLSVPQTPPIPSGLHGFLRALPAMVLTGSVARDFNKFDGYYKNNEKNFNILRN; encoded by the exons AAATAACTTTGGTGataaatttttggaagaaaaatgGATTACTAGTGGAAGCTTAGGATCACGGGATACTGTGCTTGTTTTTCGCCATAAGAATTTGGAACAGAAATCGAAGGACATTATATTGTCTCCGAAAAATGAAATTTCAGATACCAATACGAAGAACGTTGTTTTTAACGATTTCGTTGCAAAGGACGTTTCTGGGCTTAAACTTTATAACAAGGGTTTACCTTCTATAGATGTTATTCGAAAAGACAACGTAGCGCTGCCGAACCATTTTACTAACCTTTTGAATAcggatatttcaaaatttcacagcGAAGCTTGTGAAAAAGATCCGGACGAAAAAGTTGTATTAGCTAGAAAAGAGTTTTTTCAATCTAATATGGAGCGAAGTAATTCCTACGAAACTTGTCAAGACACAAATAAAGTTTATGAGGAGAATGACGACGAAAATATTATGCAATTCTCGAATATGCCAgcttataaattgaaaattaagtatAAGTTTATGCAAACTGAAACCAagcttttaagaaaaatttttgcttGTCATGGTTTGTCGGAAGTCGAGGAAAATGAGAGTTTCAGCATTCTTTGGACAGGAGTACATATCAAACCTGATATTCTAAGAAATCTTGCGCCTTATCAACGTGTTAATCACTTTCCAAG ATCTTATGAATTAACGCGTAAAGATcgtttatacaaaaatattgagaaaatgCAACATTTGCGTgggataaaaaattttgatatcgtACCACAGTCTTTCGTTTTGCCAATTGAATATAAGGAACTTGTCTCAGCGCATAATAAAAACCGCGGTCCGTGGATTGTAAAACCAGCTGCTTCTAGTCGTGGACgtggtatttttgttgttaataca CCAGATCAAATACCGCAAGATGAGCAAGTTCTAGTTTGCAAATACATTACCGATCCCTTATGCATCGATGGTCATAAATGCGATTTACGTGTTTACGTACTTGTTACGTCATTTGATCcactaattatttatatttatgaagaAGGTCTTGTTAGACTAGCTACAGTAAAATATGACCGTGCTGCTGAAAACCTCTGGAATCCTTGTATGCACCTTTGTAACTACAGCATTAATAAATATCACTCAGATTATATTAAATCTAGTGACGCCGAAATTGAAGATGTTGGTCATAAGTGGACTCTCTCCGCTTTATTACGACATTTAAAATCACAAGGTTGTAATACTTATGAATTAATGGGGAACATTGAAGATTTGATAATTAAATCTATATTTGCTTGTGCTCAAACTATTATATCAGCTTGTCGCATGTTTGTTCCAAGTGGTAGCAATTGTTTTGAATTGTACGGATTTGATATCTTAATTGATAGTAGTCTTAAACCTTGGCTTTTGGAAGTTAATTTATCTCCATCAATGGGCGTTGATAGTCCGTTAGACTCTAAAGTAAAAGCATGTCTTATCACGGATCTCTTAACATGTGTTGGTATTCCAGCATATTCTACTGAGATGCGAGCCCAATACGACAACAAATGGACGCGTTTTCGTAATATAAACTCTACTCGACGAATTACATTAGCGGATCAATACATGAGCGGCAATTGTAACGGCACACGTCGTTTAACAGCGAGCTCCATCCCTATACAACAAACGCTTACACTAGAAGAacaaagaattattaaaaatgcgaGATTACAATACGATAGACGAGGTGGATTCGTTCGTATTTTCCCGACAGATGATAGCATGCAACGCTACGGTAGCTTTCTTGACAATTCTACAGGAGTACCAATATCAACTCCAATGGCACATGGGCAAATGCCATACTCTATGATCCTACCCCATAATTATAACCAAGTTttatttaactgcttatatgcgaatgcaaatgataataaaaaagaaagtaatGAACTTTTACAAAGAATGTGTCAATATGAACGTACACTAGCAGTTGGATCATTAGTGTCATTTAGtagtaaaaatcttaaattgaaatctGTGGAAGAAGGAAAACGTTTACgcaatgaaattataaaattgattgATAATGGCTCTGAACTAACTCAATTGCAAGCTAGGCAGGCATTCGCATTATACTTAGAAGCAATTTTACATCGAATCACTCATGAACCGAGAGATTTTCATgaaaagataattttaaaattcttgaatAGGTTAGGGGGCAATATTAAAACACCGACAGTACTTTTTCATAACCCACAGAACTCTCGTGGTAATAGCAAAGCCAGAACAGCTATGGTCGCAAAACAGTTGGGCGATTTTCTTGAGCAATACAATCGAGATACGGAAGCTTACGTGGATTCGTTTGATCATTTCGGTATGATACCTAGTGGATTATTCGGAGACTTTTTGGCTCAATCTCAAGAGGCAGATTTGGAGGCTGTCCTAGCACTTCATACGAATATTACTGGTAACATGCCGTACCTTTATAACAGATTTGGATTATCAGTGCCTCAAACCCCTCCTATACCATCTGGATTACATGGGTTTCTAAGAGCTCTGCCAGCTATGGTGTTAACTGGTTCTGTCGCCAGAGACTTTAATAAATTTGACGGATATTATAAAAACAACGAAAAGAATTTTAATATcttaagaaattga